In a genomic window of Halobiforma lacisalsi AJ5:
- a CDS encoding OB-fold domain-containing protein produces MTMEAIRYEDGSIGYPGHPRGPGGAEPAETIDLSEYTAEVVTWTTSTATPPGVREPNTMAIVEFDVEGESVRALGQVTTDDVETGDEVRPVHVDELREPGAGIREPDSQDWDGYRFEPV; encoded by the coding sequence ATGACGATGGAAGCGATCCGCTACGAGGACGGTTCGATCGGTTACCCCGGCCACCCGCGCGGCCCGGGCGGCGCGGAGCCGGCGGAGACGATCGATCTGAGCGAGTATACGGCCGAGGTCGTCACCTGGACGACCTCGACGGCGACGCCGCCGGGGGTTCGCGAACCCAACACGATGGCGATCGTCGAGTTCGACGTGGAGGGCGAGTCGGTCCGCGCGCTCGGCCAGGTCACGACCGACGACGTCGAGACCGGCGACGAGGTCCGGCCGGTCCATGTCGACGAACTCCGGGAGCCCGGCGCAGGCATCCGGGAGCCCGACAGCCAGGACTGGGACGGCTACCGGTTCGAGCCAGTCTAA